From the genome of Duffyella gerundensis, one region includes:
- a CDS encoding tRNA/rRNA methyltransferase: MNDEFKGKSGKVKVMYVRGDEENKPRGQNPRTGKGGRSDAAGQERDRRPSRPADARGRDRGEERGISRDQGREGSPWRTVSRPPVDDEASQPAHSGISGKSFIDPVQLRRQRQEESRVYGENACHALFQSRPESIVRAWFVQSVTPRFRETLRWLAANRKAYHVVDDEELAKAAGTEHHGGVCFLIKKRTGMPVKTWLAQAEARDCVLALEDIGNPHNLGGIMRSCAHFGARGVLVNDASLLESGAAVRTAEGGAEHVTAISDESFEAGLEAFRRAGYTIVTTSSHKGTPLAEATLPAKMVLVLGQERDGLSESAWQQGDLSVSIGGTGKVESLNVSVATGVLLAEWWRQNR, translated from the coding sequence ATGAACGACGAATTTAAAGGCAAAAGCGGCAAAGTCAAAGTGATGTATGTTCGCGGCGATGAAGAGAATAAACCACGCGGACAGAATCCCCGTACCGGCAAAGGTGGCCGTTCGGATGCAGCTGGCCAGGAGAGAGACCGTCGTCCTTCCCGTCCGGCGGATGCGCGTGGTCGCGATCGCGGCGAAGAACGCGGTATCTCGCGCGATCAGGGTCGTGAAGGGTCGCCATGGCGCACCGTCAGCCGGCCTCCGGTTGATGATGAAGCCAGCCAACCGGCGCACAGCGGTATCAGCGGCAAAAGCTTTATCGATCCGGTTCAGCTGCGTCGTCAGCGCCAGGAAGAGAGCCGTGTCTATGGCGAAAATGCCTGTCACGCACTGTTCCAGAGCCGTCCGGAAAGCATCGTACGCGCCTGGTTTGTGCAGAGCGTAACGCCGCGTTTTCGGGAAACCCTGCGCTGGCTGGCCGCCAACCGCAAAGCTTATCATGTGGTTGATGATGAAGAGCTGGCCAAAGCGGCGGGCACTGAGCATCACGGTGGCGTGTGCTTTCTGATCAAAAAGCGCACCGGCATGCCGGTAAAAACCTGGCTGGCCCAGGCGGAAGCGCGCGATTGCGTGCTGGCGCTGGAAGATATCGGTAACCCACATAACCTCGGCGGCATCATGCGCAGCTGTGCGCACTTCGGCGCGCGTGGCGTGCTGGTGAACGATGCGTCTCTGCTGGAGTCGGGCGCCGCGGTGCGTACTGCTGAAGGCGGCGCCGAGCACGTCACCGCGATCAGCGATGAGAGCTTCGAAGCGGGTTTGGAAGCGTTTCGTCGTGCAGGCTACACCATTGTGACGACATCCAGTCACAAAGGTACGCCGCTGGCAGAAGCGACGCTGCCCGCGAAAATGGTGCTGGTGTTGGGGCAGGAGCGTGATGGCCTGTCAGAAAGCGCCTGGCAGCAGGGCGATCTCAGCGTCTCCATTGGCGGCACGGGCAAAGTAGAAAGCCTGAACGTCTCGGTCGCAACCGGCGTGTTGTTGGCTGAATGGTGGCGTCAGAATCGCTAA
- the emrB gene encoding multidrug efflux MFS transporter permease subunit EmrB, with amino-acid sequence MVAQKPLEGTQLVLMTIALSLATFMQVLDSTIANVAIPTIAGNLGASNSQGTWVITSFGVANAISIPLTGWLAKRVGEVKLFLWSTIAFAVASWLCGMSESLTTLIFFRIIQGVVAGPLIPLSQSLLLNNYPPAKRSVALSLWAMTVIVAPICGPILGGWISDNYHWGWIFFINVPIGVLVVVLALQTLRGRETKTEIRRIDMVGLVLLVAGIGCLQVMLDRGKELDWFNSTEIIVLTVVAVLALVALLIWELTDDHPIVDLTLFKSRNFTIGCLSISLAYMLYFGSIVLLPQLLQEVYGYTATWAGLASAPVGIIPVILSPIIGRFAHRLDMRKLVTFSFIMYAVCFYWRAYTFEPGMDFAASALPQFIQGFAVACFFMPLTTITLSGLPPERMAAASSLSNFVRTLAGSIGTSITTTMWTNRESLHHSQLSESITPYNVNAQQTYDQLMQLGMTQQQASAWIAQQITNQGLIISANEIFWASAGVFLLLLVMIWFARPPFGSGGGGGAH; translated from the coding sequence ATCGTGGCACAAAAACCGCTTGAGGGTACCCAGCTTGTCCTGATGACCATCGCGCTGTCGTTAGCGACGTTTATGCAGGTACTCGACTCAACCATTGCTAACGTAGCGATTCCCACCATCGCCGGTAACCTGGGGGCATCCAACTCCCAGGGAACCTGGGTTATTACCTCGTTTGGGGTGGCAAACGCCATCTCCATTCCGCTAACCGGCTGGCTGGCAAAGCGCGTTGGCGAGGTCAAACTGTTCCTGTGGTCAACCATCGCGTTTGCGGTGGCCTCCTGGCTGTGCGGCATGTCCGAAAGCCTGACCACGCTGATCTTCTTTCGTATTATTCAGGGCGTGGTGGCCGGACCGCTGATTCCGCTGTCGCAAAGCCTGCTGCTGAATAACTATCCGCCAGCGAAACGCAGCGTTGCGCTGTCGCTGTGGGCGATGACGGTGATTGTGGCGCCGATCTGCGGCCCGATTCTTGGCGGCTGGATCAGCGATAACTATCACTGGGGCTGGATCTTCTTCATCAACGTGCCGATTGGCGTGCTGGTGGTGGTGCTGGCGTTGCAAACGCTGCGCGGGCGCGAGACAAAAACGGAGATCAGACGCATCGATATGGTGGGTCTGGTGCTGCTGGTGGCTGGGATCGGCTGTCTGCAGGTGATGCTCGATCGCGGCAAGGAGCTGGACTGGTTTAACTCCACGGAAATCATCGTGCTGACGGTGGTTGCGGTGCTTGCGCTGGTGGCGCTACTGATATGGGAGTTAACTGATGATCATCCGATCGTCGATTTAACCTTGTTCAAGTCCCGCAACTTCACTATTGGCTGCCTGTCGATCAGCCTGGCTTACATGCTCTACTTCGGCTCGATCGTGCTGCTGCCGCAGTTATTGCAGGAAGTTTATGGCTATACCGCAACCTGGGCGGGACTGGCATCGGCGCCGGTGGGCATTATTCCGGTGATTCTGTCACCGATTATTGGCCGCTTTGCCCATCGCCTGGATATGCGCAAGCTGGTGACCTTCAGCTTTATCATGTATGCCGTCTGCTTTTACTGGCGTGCCTATACGTTTGAGCCGGGGATGGATTTTGCCGCATCGGCGCTGCCGCAGTTTATTCAGGGCTTTGCCGTGGCCTGCTTCTTTATGCCGCTGACCACGATTACGCTGTCGGGCCTGCCGCCGGAGCGCATGGCTGCCGCATCGAGCCTGTCTAACTTTGTGCGTACGCTGGCCGGGTCGATTGGCACTTCGATCACCACCACCATGTGGACCAACCGTGAATCGTTGCATCACAGCCAATTGAGCGAGTCGATTACGCCTTATAACGTCAACGCGCAGCAGACCTACGATCAGCTGATGCAGCTTGGCATGACGCAGCAGCAGGCTTCGGCGTGGATTGCCCAGCAGATCACCAATCAGGGGCTGATCATCTCAGCCAATGAGATCTTCTGGGCGTCTGCAGGGGTCTTCCTGTTGTTGTTGGTGATGATCTGGTTCGCCCGTCCGCCGTTTGGTTCTGGCGGCGGCGGCGGCGCGCACTGA
- the trxC gene encoding thioredoxin TrxC — MNTVCASCQATNRVPEERIADGAKCGRCGNELFTGEVVNATAGTLDKYLADDMPVLIDFWAPWCGPCVNFAPIFADVANERREQVRFVKINTEAEPELSARFRIRSIPTIMMFKKGEMVDMLSGAMPKAPFNEWIDEVV; from the coding sequence ATGAACACGGTTTGTGCATCCTGTCAGGCAACGAATCGCGTCCCTGAAGAGCGTATTGCTGACGGCGCGAAATGCGGCCGTTGTGGCAATGAGCTGTTTACCGGCGAGGTAGTCAACGCCACCGCAGGTACGCTGGACAAATACCTTGCTGATGATATGCCGGTGCTGATCGACTTCTGGGCACCCTGGTGCGGCCCATGCGTCAACTTTGCACCCATCTTCGCCGATGTGGCGAACGAGCGCCGGGAACAGGTGCGATTTGTGAAAATCAACACCGAAGCGGAACCAGAGCTGAGCGCGCGTTTCCGTATTCGCAGTATTCCTACCATTATGATGTTCAAAAAAGGCGAAATGGTCGACATGCTGAGCGGCGCAATGCCAAAAGCGCCGTTTAATGAATGGATCGACGAAGTCGTATAA
- a CDS encoding YfiM family lipoprotein, with amino-acid sequence MRLLLPLLIVMCSGCTHFAQDSWTGKDKAQHVVGSALLTIAGSEYGAAQHWSRAQSRQFGLMFAFTLGTGKELFDSRRAGSGWSWKDLSWDIAGAATGYSLWNAAHH; translated from the coding sequence ATGCGCCTGTTGCTGCCGCTGCTAATAGTGATGTGCAGCGGCTGCACGCATTTCGCACAGGATAGCTGGACCGGAAAAGATAAAGCACAGCACGTTGTGGGATCCGCTTTACTGACCATAGCCGGTAGCGAATATGGTGCTGCACAGCACTGGAGCCGGGCGCAGAGTCGACAATTTGGTTTGATGTTTGCCTTTACCTTAGGCACTGGCAAAGAGCTGTTTGACAGTCGACGAGCCGGTTCAGGCTGGAGCTGGAAGGATTTAAGCTGGGATATAGCCGGTGCTGCCACCGGCTACAGCCTATGGAATGCGGCGCATCACTGA
- the pssA gene encoding CDP-diacylglycerol--serine O-phosphatidyltransferase translates to MLSKFKRNKHQQHLAQLPKLSQSAADIRTLFSPAEFRQTLLEKIAGATRRICIVALYLENDDGGRAILNALYDAKRARPEMDVSICVDWHRAQRGRIGAAAAATNADWYCQLATDNPQIAIPVYGIPVNTREALGVLHLKGFVIDDAVLYSGASLNDVYLHQHDKYRYDRYQWIQNGALAETFFNWVKTNLQAAEAVNRLDKSERPSSPEIKNETRQFRQDLRGFDYQFTPNAGNEELAVTPLVGLGKRSLLNKTIYHLMPCAEKKLTLCTPYFNMPAILVRNIIGLLRAGKEVEIIVGDKTANDFYIPEDQPFKIIGALPYLYEINLRRFLSRLQYYVSNGQLTVRLWKEGENSYHLKGIWVDDEWMMVTGNNLNPRAWRLDLENAILIHDPLQELTEQRDKELALIRTHTIVVNHFRELESIADYPAKVRKLIRRLRRIRIDKLISRIL, encoded by the coding sequence ATGTTGTCTAAATTTAAGCGCAATAAACACCAACAACACCTTGCACAGCTGCCAAAACTGTCACAATCTGCTGCTGACATTCGTACGCTGTTTTCACCCGCTGAATTTCGCCAGACGCTGCTGGAAAAAATAGCTGGCGCGACGCGACGCATCTGCATCGTTGCGCTTTATCTGGAGAACGACGATGGCGGTCGGGCCATTCTGAATGCGCTTTACGACGCAAAACGGGCGCGCCCGGAGATGGATGTTTCTATCTGCGTGGACTGGCATCGTGCGCAGCGCGGCAGAATTGGTGCAGCGGCGGCGGCGACCAATGCTGACTGGTATTGCCAGCTGGCAACCGACAATCCGCAGATCGCCATTCCGGTTTATGGCATTCCGGTAAATACCCGCGAAGCGCTGGGCGTGCTGCACCTGAAAGGCTTTGTAATCGACGACGCGGTGCTGTACAGCGGTGCCAGCCTGAACGATGTGTATCTTCATCAACACGATAAATACCGTTACGATCGTTATCAGTGGATTCAGAACGGCGCGTTGGCTGAGACCTTTTTTAATTGGGTAAAAACCAATTTGCAGGCGGCAGAAGCGGTTAACCGGCTGGATAAATCGGAGCGGCCAAGCAGCCCGGAAATCAAAAACGAGACGCGTCAGTTCCGTCAGGATCTGCGTGGCTTTGATTATCAGTTCACGCCTAACGCCGGCAATGAAGAGCTGGCGGTAACACCGTTGGTAGGGCTCGGCAAACGCAGCTTGTTGAATAAAACCATCTATCATCTGATGCCCTGCGCCGAGAAAAAGCTGACGCTGTGCACGCCCTACTTCAATATGCCCGCTATTCTGGTCAGGAATATTATCGGCCTGTTGCGTGCCGGCAAAGAGGTGGAAATTATCGTAGGGGATAAAACTGCTAACGATTTCTACATTCCGGAAGATCAGCCGTTTAAAATCATTGGTGCTCTGCCCTATCTGTACGAAATTAACCTGCGCCGTTTCCTCAGCCGCTTGCAATATTATGTGAGTAACGGCCAGCTGACCGTGCGTCTGTGGAAAGAAGGCGAAAACAGTTATCACCTGAAAGGCATCTGGGTGGATGACGAATGGATGATGGTCACCGGTAATAATCTCAACCCGCGCGCCTGGCGCCTGGATCTGGAAAACGCCATTCTCATTCACGATCCGTTGCAGGAATTAACTGAGCAGCGTGATAAAGAGTTGGCGCTGATCCGCACGCACACCATCGTAGTAAACCACTTCCGTGAGCTTGAAAGTATTGCTGACTATCCGGCGAAGGTGCGCAAATTGATTCGACGACTGCGTCGTATCCGCATCGACAAACTGATTAGCCGGATTCTCTGA
- a CDS encoding bifunctional acetate--CoA ligase family protein/GNAT family N-acetyltransferase — MSQRGLEALLRPKSIAVIGASTKPQRAGYLMMRNLLSGGFSGAVLPVTPQYKAVCGVMAWPDVASLPLSPDLAIICTHAKRNLLLLEALGKKGCKACIILSAPESQREALLACASQWQIRLLGPNSLGLLAPWQGLNASFSPVPIQKGKLAFVSQSAAVSNTILDWAQQRQLGFSWFIALGDSLDIDIDDLLDFLARDGKTSAILLYLEHLSDARRFVSAARSASRNKPILVIKSGRSAQAQALLKSHAGLDAAWDAAIQRAGLLRVTDTHELFSAVETLSHMRPLRGERLMIVSNGAAPAALALDALDARGGKLAQLNDDTVDALNALLPDEITAGNPLDLKDDATVDRYLDCIEILLNSHDLDALMIIHSPSAVAPATQTAQRLIALIQQHPRGKQVTLLTNWCGEFSSLEARRAFNDAGLPTYRTPEGTVTAFMHMVEYRRNQKQLRETPALPVNLPQASAVAHQLIQQALAQGITTLDTHEVRAILQAYGLTTLPTWIAADSVEAVTIANQVGYPVALKLRSPDIAHKSDVQGVMLSLRSASEVQQAANAIIDRVKQTLPQARIDGLLVQSMASRLGAQELRVVVEQDPLFGPVILLGEGGVDWQPDKQAAVALPPLNMALARYFIIQAIKGGKIRGRSNAQQLDITGLSQLLVQVSNLIVDCPEIQRLDIHPLLAAGSDFSLLDVTLSLAPFDGDNEARLAIRPYPHRLEEQVTLKNGQHCLFRPILPEDEPLLREFIAQVTKEDLYYRYFSEINEFTHDDLANMTQIDYDREMAIVAVREINDRTEIVGVTRAISDADNIDAEFSVLVRSDLKGLGLGRRLLEKMIGYTREHGLQQLNGITMPGNRGMITLASKLNFNVDIQLEDGIVSLNLPLNKQVD, encoded by the coding sequence ATGAGCCAGCGAGGATTGGAAGCGTTACTCAGGCCTAAGTCGATTGCCGTGATTGGTGCCTCGACTAAACCACAGCGCGCCGGCTATTTAATGATGCGCAATTTGCTTTCCGGCGGCTTCAGCGGCGCGGTTCTGCCGGTGACGCCGCAGTATAAAGCCGTGTGCGGCGTGATGGCCTGGCCCGATGTCGCCAGCCTGCCACTTTCCCCCGATCTCGCCATTATTTGCACCCATGCCAAAAGAAACCTGCTGCTGCTTGAGGCGCTGGGGAAAAAAGGCTGCAAGGCGTGCATTATTTTGTCTGCGCCGGAAAGCCAGCGTGAAGCGCTGTTAGCCTGCGCCAGCCAGTGGCAAATTCGCCTGCTAGGCCCAAACAGCCTGGGATTGCTGGCCCCGTGGCAGGGACTGAACGCCAGCTTTTCACCGGTGCCGATTCAAAAAGGCAAGCTGGCTTTTGTGTCGCAGTCAGCCGCTGTCTCTAATACGATTCTCGACTGGGCGCAGCAGCGTCAGCTCGGCTTCTCGTGGTTTATTGCACTGGGCGACAGCCTGGATATTGATATCGACGACCTGCTCGACTTCCTCGCCCGTGACGGCAAAACCAGCGCGATCCTGCTCTATCTGGAACACCTCAGCGATGCCCGCCGCTTTGTCTCCGCCGCGCGTAGCGCCTCGCGTAACAAACCGATTCTGGTGATTAAAAGTGGCCGCAGCGCCCAGGCGCAGGCGCTGCTGAAAAGCCATGCCGGACTTGATGCCGCATGGGATGCCGCCATCCAGCGTGCCGGTTTGCTGCGAGTGACCGATACGCATGAGCTGTTCTCTGCGGTGGAAACTCTGAGCCATATGCGCCCGCTGCGTGGTGAACGGCTAATGATTGTCAGTAACGGCGCTGCGCCTGCCGCGCTGGCGCTGGATGCGCTGGATGCGCGTGGTGGTAAGCTGGCGCAGTTGAATGACGACACGGTTGACGCGCTGAATGCGCTGCTGCCGGATGAGATAACCGCGGGCAATCCACTGGATTTAAAAGATGATGCCACCGTTGATCGCTATCTGGACTGCATTGAGATCCTGCTCAACAGCCACGACCTTGATGCGCTGATGATCATTCATTCACCCAGCGCGGTCGCCCCGGCAACACAAACCGCGCAGCGTCTGATTGCCCTGATTCAACAGCATCCACGCGGCAAGCAGGTTACCCTGCTCACTAACTGGTGTGGGGAATTTTCTTCGCTTGAGGCGCGCCGCGCATTTAACGATGCGGGCCTGCCAACCTATCGCACGCCGGAGGGCACGGTTACGGCGTTTATGCATATGGTTGAGTACCGCCGTAACCAGAAGCAGCTGCGTGAAACGCCTGCCCTGCCGGTCAACCTGCCACAGGCGAGTGCAGTTGCGCATCAGCTTATTCAACAGGCGCTGGCACAGGGTATTACCACGCTGGATACGCATGAAGTACGCGCGATTCTGCAGGCCTACGGTTTGACTACGCTGCCGACATGGATTGCCGCCGACAGCGTCGAAGCCGTGACCATCGCTAATCAGGTTGGCTATCCGGTGGCGCTTAAGCTGCGATCGCCGGATATCGCGCACAAATCTGATGTGCAGGGCGTCATGCTGTCGCTGCGCTCCGCCAGCGAGGTACAGCAGGCGGCAAATGCCATTATCGATCGCGTTAAGCAAACGCTGCCGCAGGCGCGCATTGATGGCCTGCTAGTTCAGAGCATGGCCAGTCGCCTTGGCGCACAGGAATTGCGTGTGGTGGTGGAGCAGGATCCGCTGTTTGGGCCGGTGATCCTGCTGGGGGAAGGCGGCGTTGACTGGCAGCCCGATAAGCAGGCCGCCGTCGCCCTGCCACCGCTGAATATGGCGCTGGCTCGCTACTTTATTATTCAGGCGATCAAAGGCGGTAAGATACGTGGTCGCAGCAATGCGCAGCAGCTCGACATTACCGGGCTGAGCCAGCTGCTGGTGCAGGTTTCCAACCTGATCGTTGACTGCCCTGAAATACAGCGTCTTGATATTCATCCCCTGCTGGCGGCAGGCAGCGATTTCAGCCTGCTGGATGTTACCTTATCGCTGGCGCCTTTCGACGGCGACAACGAGGCACGACTGGCCATTCGTCCTTATCCGCACCGGCTTGAAGAGCAGGTGACGTTAAAAAATGGCCAGCACTGTCTGTTTCGCCCCATTCTGCCGGAAGATGAGCCGCTGCTGCGTGAGTTTATTGCGCAGGTCACAAAAGAAGATCTCTACTATCGTTATTTCAGTGAGATCAATGAGTTTACCCATGATGATTTAGCCAATATGACGCAGATCGACTACGATCGAGAAATGGCGATCGTCGCCGTGCGAGAAATTAACGATCGTACTGAGATCGTTGGCGTCACGCGGGCGATCTCTGATGCGGATAATATTGACGCTGAGTTTTCGGTTCTGGTGCGTTCTGACCTGAAAGGATTAGGACTGGGGCGACGCCTGCTGGAAAAAATGATCGGTTATACCCGGGAACATGGCCTGCAACAGCTAAACGGCATTACCATGCCTGGTAATCGCGGCATGATCACACTAGCGAGCAAGCTGAATTTCAATGTGGATATTCAGCTGGAGGATGGCATTGTTAGCCTTAACTTACCGCTGAATAAACAGGTCGATTAA
- a CDS encoding tRNA-uridine aminocarboxypropyltransferase translates to MTINAVLQLRAQRLARATRPFLARGNRVIRCQGCLLPKKLCLCASIVPQPARSRFCLVMFDTEPMKPSNTGRLIADILPDTQAFGWSRTEPDSALLAAVQNADYQPVVVFPESYADPGRPVLRSPPREGKPLLFIMLDGTWTEARKMFRKSPWLDALPVMSLSFTTPSNYQLREAHGEGQHCTAEVAAELLAQAGDLAAAQALSAHFTLFRQHYLAGKPHHPLHQQAIADK, encoded by the coding sequence ATGACTATTAACGCCGTTCTGCAATTACGCGCCCAGCGCCTGGCGCGCGCCACCCGCCCTTTCCTTGCCCGCGGCAACCGCGTGATCCGTTGTCAGGGTTGTCTGCTGCCTAAAAAACTCTGCCTGTGTGCCAGCATCGTGCCGCAACCGGCGCGCAGCCGCTTCTGCCTGGTAATGTTTGATACCGAGCCGATGAAGCCGAGCAATACAGGCCGACTGATTGCCGATATTCTACCCGATACTCAGGCTTTTGGCTGGTCGCGCACCGAGCCCGATAGCGCGCTGCTGGCCGCCGTGCAAAACGCCGACTATCAGCCGGTAGTGGTGTTTCCTGAATCCTATGCCGATCCAGGGCGACCCGTGCTGCGCTCGCCACCACGCGAAGGCAAGCCGCTGCTGTTCATTATGCTGGATGGCACCTGGACAGAAGCGCGCAAGATGTTCCGCAAAAGCCCGTGGCTGGATGCGTTGCCGGTCATGTCGCTGTCGTTTACGACGCCCTCCAATTATCAGCTGCGCGAAGCACATGGTGAAGGACAGCACTGCACTGCTGAAGTGGCGGCTGAGCTACTGGCACAGGCGGGCGATCTGGCGGCCGCGCAGGCGCTGAGTGCGCACTTCACGCTGTTTCGTCAGCACTATCTGGCAGGCAAACCGCACCATCCTTTGCATCAACAGGCGATCGCGGACAAATAA
- a CDS encoding MFS family transporter, whose amino-acid sequence MADNIKNGSNALTSASDSKKRIWAIVGASSGNLVEWFDFYVYSFFSLYFAHIFFPQGDSTTQLLQTAGVFAVGFLMRPIGGWMFGYIADKHGRKKSMLISVCMMCFGSLVIACLPGFDSIGIAAPIILLLARMFQGLSVGGEYGTSATYMSEVALEGRKGFYASFQYVTLIGGQLLAVLTVVVLQQLMTDAELKSWGWRIPFALGAVLAVVALWLRRSLNETSDKNTREHRDAGSLMGLLKNHRRAFLMVLGFTAGGSLSFYTFTTYMQKYLVNTSGMDAKTASALMTGALFVFMLIQPVIGALSDKIGRRSSMMIFGAGAAICTVPILTALQNVESEWAAISLVMLALLITSFYTSISGILKAEMFPPEVRALGVGLSYAIANAIFGGSAEFVALTLKHQGIETSFFWYVSAMGALAFLVSLMLHRRGKGISL is encoded by the coding sequence ATGGCAGATAATATTAAGAATGGAAGCAATGCGCTGACATCGGCATCGGATTCAAAAAAGAGAATCTGGGCGATTGTCGGTGCTTCCTCAGGCAATCTGGTTGAGTGGTTTGATTTCTACGTCTATTCATTCTTTTCACTCTACTTTGCCCATATTTTCTTCCCGCAGGGAGACAGCACCACTCAACTTTTACAAACCGCTGGCGTATTTGCCGTAGGTTTTCTGATGCGTCCGATTGGTGGCTGGATGTTCGGCTACATTGCGGATAAGCATGGCCGCAAGAAATCCATGCTGATCTCCGTCTGCATGATGTGTTTCGGCTCACTGGTCATTGCCTGCTTGCCTGGGTTTGATAGCATCGGCATTGCCGCGCCGATTATCTTATTACTGGCGCGTATGTTTCAGGGATTATCAGTGGGAGGCGAATATGGCACCAGTGCAACCTATATGAGCGAAGTGGCACTGGAAGGGCGTAAAGGTTTCTATGCTTCTTTTCAGTACGTGACCCTAATCGGTGGTCAGCTGCTGGCGGTACTTACCGTGGTTGTTTTACAACAGTTGATGACCGATGCGGAGTTGAAGAGCTGGGGATGGCGTATTCCGTTTGCGCTGGGTGCTGTGCTTGCGGTAGTTGCCCTGTGGCTGCGCCGTTCATTAAACGAAACCAGCGACAAAAATACCCGTGAGCATCGGGATGCCGGCAGCCTGATGGGATTACTGAAGAACCACAGGCGTGCTTTTTTAATGGTGCTGGGTTTTACCGCTGGCGGCTCGCTGAGTTTTTATACTTTCACCACCTACATGCAAAAGTATCTGGTTAACACGTCGGGCATGGATGCGAAGACAGCCAGTGCATTGATGACCGGCGCACTGTTTGTATTTATGTTAATTCAACCGGTAATTGGTGCTTTGTCAGATAAGATTGGCCGCCGTAGTTCAATGATGATTTTTGGCGCGGGTGCCGCTATCTGTACCGTGCCGATTCTGACCGCGCTACAGAACGTCGAGAGCGAATGGGCCGCCATTTCTCTGGTCATGCTCGCGCTGTTGATCACCAGTTTCTATACCTCGATCAGCGGTATCCTCAAAGCGGAGATGTTCCCCCCAGAAGTCAGAGCATTAGGCGTAGGATTATCTTATGCGATTGCGAATGCCATATTTGGTGGGTCAGCTGAGTTTGTTGCTCTAACGCTGAAGCACCAGGGCATTGAAACCAGCTTCTTTTGGTATGTTTCAGCGATGGGCGCGCTGGCTTTTCTGGTCTCGCTGATGCTGCATCGGCGTGGCAAGGGTATTTCACTGTAA